GCCAGCTTAGTCCCCTTCATTTCGGCCGTAAGTAAATTAGTTTTCGAAATAGATTCTACTTCGTCATTCTTGTTGTAAAAAAGAACACTGCCTTTTTTTACTGTAACTACGATTGAATCTATGTTATTTGCATTGACGTTGAATTGTGTTCCTGTAACCATTACTCTTTGATCACCCACTTCAATTACAAAAGGTTTGTCTTTATTTGATTCGATGTCGAAAAATGCTTCGCCTTCTAATCGAACTAAACGGATGTTCTCATCAAATACTTCTGGATAGCTTAAAACGGAATTTGTATTAATAGTTATTTGAGAACCATCTGCTAAAGCTTTTTCAAGACTGCTTTCACTAGATGCTTCAGCAACCATAATAGTTGGGTTAGGCTCCTTAATACCGATCATCCACAGTAAACCTCCTAGTGCGATAACAGCCGCAGCTCGAAGAATAATTCGAATTGTCTTCATTCCTGATGGCATTTGTATGACCTTCGATTCTTTAAGTGACCTTGTTTTTTTGAATTTTTCAAATTCGGCTTGCGCATCTAATTGCTTAACAATTTCGTTTGTTTCGCTTAATTCGATGACACGTTTCATCTTAAGGTAAGTGGCCTTAATCTCATCTCGAGAACTTATTAGTTCAATGAGTTCTTTAGATTCTTCTTCAGTAGATTCTTCTACTAAATACCTCTCAATTAGTTCAATGTATTCTTCTTGTGTCATTTATTCTGTAATATGTC
The sequence above is a segment of the Flavobacteriales bacterium genome. Coding sequences within it:
- a CDS encoding FecR domain-containing protein, whose product is MTQEEYIELIERYLVEESTEEESKELIELISSRDEIKATYLKMKRVIELSETNEIVKQLDAQAEFEKFKKTRSLKESKVIQMPSGMKTIRIILRAAAVIALGGLLWMIGIKEPNPTIMVAEASSESSLEKALADGSQITINTNSVLSYPEVFDENIRLVRLEGEAFFDIESNKDKPFVIEVGDQRVMVTGTQFNVNANNIDSIVVTVKKGSVLFYNKNDEVESISKTNLLTAEMKGTKLASNSNFLFSNNENINYLFWQDGQIKFRDSPLQDIVALLNSKWELNLELKNANKNTCKLTVSFDNKDISYILQLLELTLDITVEEEGDKIIIDGQGC